A single region of the Streptomyces sp. NBC_00425 genome encodes:
- a CDS encoding LLM class flavin-dependent oxidoreductase: MVDFCIGSCAKIDSVDWVKQAEDAGASHFGVGEGPLLFSDPYQYLALASRDTSTIKLGTWVTNPLTRIPPVTANSIATLNALAPGRVFMAMGTANNALRSMGAKPSTMRELDDAFSVIKGLLDGQRVTQKWRGQEREVEFLDKEGLWYDLDNRPEIWMAVGGPKGMAIAAKHADAITYCLGPNPDMIQVVRRALDKAVADAGREPGSVKLVSNTWFYQLRPGETWEDGVDKGFGSGPISSCIVNSGFMAEHVDQLGQPIVEASTNAAMAYLGDPTVQDAPHYLDVWAKYLRGLDPVHRPIITKELVDYWCLCGSPEELQQQHQLMRDSGVDMVGVMLSNPFTADRDIADIGSSILAHG; the protein is encoded by the coding sequence ATGGTGGACTTCTGTATCGGCAGCTGCGCCAAGATCGACTCGGTCGACTGGGTCAAGCAGGCTGAGGACGCCGGCGCGAGCCACTTCGGGGTCGGCGAAGGACCGCTCCTGTTCAGCGACCCGTACCAGTACCTCGCACTCGCCTCACGTGACACCAGCACGATCAAGCTGGGGACGTGGGTCACCAACCCCTTGACCCGGATTCCTCCGGTGACGGCCAACTCCATCGCGACGCTGAACGCTCTCGCACCCGGCCGGGTCTTCATGGCGATGGGCACCGCCAACAACGCGCTGAGGTCGATGGGTGCGAAGCCTTCGACGATGCGTGAGCTCGATGACGCGTTCAGTGTCATCAAGGGCCTGCTCGATGGGCAGCGGGTGACACAGAAGTGGCGGGGCCAGGAGCGCGAAGTCGAGTTCCTCGACAAGGAGGGCCTCTGGTACGACCTCGACAACCGGCCCGAGATCTGGATGGCGGTAGGGGGCCCGAAGGGCATGGCGATCGCCGCCAAGCACGCCGATGCCATCACCTACTGCCTCGGACCCAACCCGGACATGATCCAGGTCGTCCGCCGGGCCCTCGACAAGGCCGTCGCGGACGCCGGCCGCGAGCCCGGCTCGGTCAAGCTCGTCAGCAACACGTGGTTCTACCAGCTGCGGCCCGGCGAGACCTGGGAGGACGGGGTCGACAAGGGCTTCGGCTCCGGGCCGATCAGCTCCTGCATCGTGAACTCGGGATTCATGGCAGAGCACGTCGACCAGCTCGGCCAGCCGATCGTCGAGGCATCGACCAACGCCGCGATGGCCTACCTCGGTGACCCCACCGTGCAGGACGCTCCCCACTACCTCGACGTGTGGGCGAAGTACCTACGCGGTCTCGATCCGGTTCACCGACCCATCATCACCAAGGAGCTCGTCGACTACTGGTGCCTGTGCGGCTCCCCCGAAGAGCTCCAGCAGCAGCACCAGCTCATGAGGGACTCCGGCGTCGACATGGTCGGGGTCATGCTCTCCAACCCCTTCACCGCCGACCGCGACATCGCCGACATCGGCTCGTCGATCCTCGCCCACGGCTGA
- a CDS encoding nucleotidyltransferase domain-containing protein yields the protein MTVTNILLSGIVGSTAYGLAHEGSDVDRLGMFAAPTEELHGLHTPKESHVSTAPDRTLHEAAKWCRLALGGNPTVMELVWLPDELYEVRTPLGDELIGLRTTLLSAQRVRDAYLGYATQQFRRLRNRGEGAPAADSRRRSAKHARHLRRLCTQGYELYSAGRLTIRVEDPESYHRFGEEVAADPDAALPLLRRFEEAFAETRSVLPDRPDESAADAWLRRVRRRFYAAA from the coding sequence GTGACCGTCACCAACATCCTGCTGTCCGGCATCGTCGGCTCGACCGCCTACGGCCTCGCCCACGAGGGCTCCGACGTGGACCGGCTCGGCATGTTCGCCGCACCCACCGAGGAACTGCACGGCCTGCACACCCCGAAGGAGTCGCACGTCAGCACGGCGCCCGACCGCACCCTGCACGAGGCCGCGAAGTGGTGCCGGCTCGCGCTCGGCGGCAATCCGACCGTCATGGAACTCGTCTGGCTGCCCGACGAGCTGTACGAGGTGCGCACCCCGCTCGGCGACGAACTCATCGGCCTGCGCACCACGTTGCTCAGCGCCCAGCGGGTGCGCGACGCCTATCTCGGGTACGCGACCCAGCAGTTCCGCCGACTGCGCAACCGCGGCGAGGGCGCTCCCGCGGCGGACAGCCGCAGACGCAGCGCCAAGCACGCCCGGCATCTCAGGCGGCTGTGCACCCAGGGATACGAGCTGTACTCCGCTGGGCGGCTGACGATCAGGGTCGAGGACCCGGAGAGCTACCACCGCTTCGGCGAGGAGGTCGCCGCCGATCCCGACGCCGCGCTGCCGCTGCTGCGCCGCTTCGAGGAGGCGTTCGCCGAGACGCGCAGCGTCCTGCCGGACCGGCCCGACGAGAGCGCCGCCGACGCCTGGCTGCGCCGGGTCCGCAGACGGTTCTACGCGGCGGCGTAG
- a CDS encoding aldehyde dehydrogenase (NADP(+)), whose amino-acid sequence MSASVLAPKDVLAAAAGAARPVARAARTMRAAWLRAIAAALDAHSGDLIPVAMRETHLPEGRLIGELARTTFQLRLLADRLAAGALSDNQVDHADPDWPIGPRPDLRRTHVPLGPVLVFAASNFPFAFSVAGGDTASALAAGCPVVLKAHPGHPDLSRATADLVLSALTDSGAPDGTFGLIEGHQAGAEAVVSPIIKGVAFTGSTAGGRALFDLAMGRPEPIPFYGELGSTNPVVVTPRGWANRPDAITTGFAGSVMLGAGQFCTKPGLIFVPHVDEFLTRLPDLVAGPLLNDHIAAGFLRSVKELAALTETARGAVLADEVSPVLFRTSTSTVREHPEILDLEAFGPASVLIEYEDLADVLSLVDLFPGQLTATVQGSEDADPGEIELVARLAEHAGRVLWNDWPTGVAVTDAQQHGGPYPASTAPLSTSVGTASVARFLRPVAFQDVPSAALPSELRDTPNQEKTPS is encoded by the coding sequence ATGAGCGCCTCGGTTCTCGCTCCCAAGGACGTCCTCGCCGCAGCCGCGGGTGCTGCGCGTCCCGTCGCCCGAGCCGCACGCACGATGCGCGCCGCGTGGCTCCGCGCCATCGCCGCCGCGCTCGACGCCCACTCAGGTGACCTCATCCCTGTGGCCATGCGCGAGACGCACCTGCCCGAGGGACGGCTCATTGGGGAGCTCGCCCGCACGACGTTCCAGCTCAGGCTCTTGGCCGACCGCCTGGCCGCCGGAGCCCTGAGCGACAATCAAGTCGATCATGCCGACCCTGACTGGCCCATCGGGCCCCGACCCGATCTGCGACGAACGCACGTACCTCTCGGACCGGTTCTGGTCTTCGCTGCCAGCAACTTTCCCTTCGCCTTCAGCGTGGCCGGAGGAGACACCGCGAGTGCCCTCGCGGCGGGCTGCCCGGTCGTTCTCAAGGCACATCCGGGCCATCCGGACCTTTCCCGGGCCACCGCGGACCTCGTCCTCTCCGCACTGACCGACAGCGGAGCGCCGGACGGAACCTTCGGTCTGATCGAGGGTCACCAGGCAGGTGCCGAAGCCGTTGTCAGTCCGATCATCAAGGGCGTGGCCTTCACTGGCTCGACAGCCGGCGGACGAGCCTTGTTCGACCTTGCCATGGGACGACCAGAGCCGATCCCCTTCTACGGTGAGCTCGGGAGTACCAACCCGGTCGTCGTCACACCACGGGGCTGGGCGAACCGACCCGACGCGATCACGACAGGCTTCGCAGGGTCGGTGATGCTCGGAGCTGGGCAGTTCTGCACGAAGCCCGGCTTGATCTTCGTCCCTCACGTCGATGAGTTCCTTACGCGTCTGCCGGACCTCGTCGCGGGGCCGCTGCTGAATGACCACATCGCGGCAGGATTCCTGCGCAGCGTCAAGGAGCTCGCTGCCCTGACTGAGACTGCTCGCGGAGCGGTCCTGGCCGACGAGGTGTCGCCAGTGCTGTTCAGAACCAGCACCTCCACCGTTCGAGAGCATCCCGAGATCCTCGACCTTGAAGCGTTCGGTCCAGCATCCGTCCTCATCGAGTACGAGGACCTGGCCGACGTCCTGAGCCTCGTCGACTTGTTCCCCGGTCAGCTCACTGCGACCGTCCAGGGCTCCGAGGACGCCGACCCAGGCGAGATCGAACTCGTGGCTCGGCTCGCAGAGCACGCCGGACGCGTTCTTTGGAACGACTGGCCAACCGGAGTCGCCGTCACTGACGCTCAGCAGCACGGCGGCCCCTACCCGGCCAGCACCGCGCCTCTCAGCACCTCCGTCGGCACTGCCTCTGTCGCCCGCTTCCTCCGACCCGTCGCCTTCCAAGATGTCCCTTCCGCCGCACTTCCCTCGGAGCTTCGCGATACCCCAAACCAGGAGAAGACGCCGTCATGA
- a CDS encoding NAD-dependent epimerase/dehydratase family protein, translated as MRTLVMGGTRFLGVELVNELLRAGHDVVAFHRGNRQPEWNAPVEQIIGDRNVQQDRALLAELDIDVAVDLSAYTADQTRSMLETLPKVPHYVHVSTLNVYQPSPILPWPEDLPYGPHPLWGSYAVEKIGCELALRELRPAPLSTVSIRFPLVLGPGNFIAREEFVLNRLLDNELILFPGDGQAVHQYVWLKHAATALARAAELVAEGFQPYNVASRRCNTSLEGFVDVCAEVSGTTPRVRTVGGGATGEDLPVFNGVDCVFPFSNENTIGDISAADAAGLIEPFLPLHDMIDAALQHLLNEPGRRTWSRTEAEQRVLARLAVTEGSR; from the coding sequence ATGCGAACGCTGGTCATGGGAGGCACTCGCTTCCTCGGGGTCGAGCTCGTCAACGAGCTGCTGAGGGCCGGCCACGACGTCGTCGCGTTCCACCGCGGTAATCGGCAGCCGGAGTGGAACGCTCCCGTCGAGCAGATCATCGGCGATCGGAACGTGCAACAGGACCGCGCCCTACTCGCCGAGCTCGACATCGACGTCGCCGTCGACCTGTCGGCTTACACCGCCGACCAGACCCGGTCGATGCTCGAGACGTTGCCGAAGGTGCCTCACTACGTACACGTCTCGACCCTCAACGTCTATCAGCCATCACCGATCCTGCCGTGGCCCGAGGACCTCCCCTACGGGCCGCATCCCCTGTGGGGCTCCTACGCCGTGGAGAAGATCGGCTGCGAGCTGGCGCTGCGAGAGCTTCGTCCCGCTCCGCTGAGCACCGTCTCGATCCGTTTCCCGCTGGTACTGGGACCCGGCAACTTCATTGCACGCGAAGAGTTCGTCCTCAACCGACTCCTCGACAATGAACTGATCCTGTTCCCTGGCGACGGTCAGGCAGTACACCAGTACGTCTGGCTCAAGCACGCGGCCACCGCGTTGGCCCGCGCCGCCGAGCTCGTCGCCGAAGGATTCCAGCCCTACAACGTCGCCTCTCGCCGCTGCAACACCTCGCTCGAGGGTTTTGTCGACGTCTGCGCAGAGGTCTCCGGCACCACTCCGCGCGTACGCACCGTGGGTGGCGGCGCCACCGGCGAGGACCTCCCCGTGTTCAACGGCGTGGACTGCGTGTTCCCTTTCAGCAACGAGAACACCATCGGTGACATCTCCGCCGCGGACGCTGCCGGCCTGATCGAGCCGTTCCTGCCACTTCACGACATGATCGACGCCGCGCTGCAGCACCTGCTCAACGAACCCGGCCGTCGCACGTGGAGCCGGACCGAAGCAGAGCAGCGCGTCTTGGCGCGGCTGGCGGTCACCGAGGGTTCGCGATGA
- a CDS encoding 3-carboxyethylcatechol 2,3-dioxygenase, whose product MNIAGPQIAAVALSHSPQMAQDTEHVQGAEFRAGFTKLAKAVQTYDPTLIVYFGPDHMRALAGIAPCFTVVESATGYGDWGTPQEDYDVPHDLALAMGEYLAAAGIDIAMAPDLRLDHGFGQSTFDLFGSLSAVPMIPIIINCVDRPLSTAKRTAALGAAVGAFLRSQIAADERVLVIGSGGISHAPPSLIPGARDLTEADRQKLITDNLAKAAEAINPAWDKKFLALLAGDQWEELADLTADDLAPAGTGGAEVRTWIACAFAGAEPLPTLVYQPVTEWITGMGISASTTLTGLAR is encoded by the coding sequence ATGAACATTGCAGGTCCCCAGATCGCCGCCGTAGCGCTCTCGCACAGCCCCCAGATGGCTCAGGACACCGAACACGTCCAGGGTGCCGAATTCCGGGCCGGATTCACCAAGCTGGCCAAAGCTGTCCAGACATACGACCCGACGTTGATCGTGTACTTCGGGCCCGATCACATGCGGGCGCTCGCAGGCATCGCCCCCTGCTTCACCGTCGTCGAGTCGGCTACCGGTTACGGAGACTGGGGAACTCCGCAGGAGGACTACGACGTTCCCCACGATCTCGCTCTCGCCATGGGTGAGTACCTTGCGGCCGCCGGTATCGACATCGCCATGGCTCCAGACCTTCGACTGGACCACGGCTTCGGCCAGTCGACGTTCGATCTCTTCGGCTCGCTCTCAGCCGTACCCATGATCCCCATCATCATCAACTGTGTGGACCGCCCGCTGTCGACAGCGAAGCGAACCGCAGCACTCGGAGCGGCGGTCGGCGCGTTCCTCCGAAGCCAGATCGCGGCCGACGAGCGCGTCTTGGTCATCGGCTCAGGCGGGATCTCCCACGCTCCGCCCTCGTTGATCCCCGGAGCCCGCGACCTGACCGAGGCCGACCGCCAAAAGCTCATCACCGACAACCTCGCAAAGGCAGCTGAGGCCATCAACCCCGCGTGGGACAAGAAGTTCCTGGCGCTGCTGGCCGGCGACCAGTGGGAAGAGCTGGCCGACCTCACGGCCGACGACCTCGCTCCGGCCGGCACAGGTGGCGCAGAGGTCCGCACCTGGATCGCCTGCGCCTTCGCTGGGGCCGAGCCGCTCCCGACACTCGTGTACCAACCGGTGACCGAGTGGATCACCGGCATGGGGATTTCGGCGAGTACCACCTTGACCGGACTGGCACGTTGA
- a CDS encoding cysteine hydrolase family protein, translated as MNPIDPARSAVIAVHLQGDVVGPAGALAPFFQAEIQRTGVLGTISRLLDGARAGGVKVVYTRVAFRPDFSDMVPNSPLLAMTAQNNCLVDGTPAAEIVSEVAPRAGETIVTHQRVTGFHASSLDVLLRGAGIDTVIIAGVATNLSVEGTARAASDLGYRTIVVSDGCSAGSEAAHSASLESLGLLAEIATADELLTAVRTSATV; from the coding sequence ATGAATCCCATCGACCCGGCACGTAGCGCCGTGATCGCCGTGCACCTTCAAGGTGACGTCGTGGGTCCGGCCGGAGCCCTGGCCCCGTTCTTCCAGGCCGAAATCCAGCGCACCGGAGTGCTGGGGACCATCAGTCGGCTACTGGACGGTGCGCGAGCCGGCGGCGTCAAGGTCGTCTACACGCGGGTCGCCTTCCGGCCCGACTTCTCCGACATGGTCCCCAACTCGCCGCTGCTGGCGATGACCGCGCAAAACAATTGCCTCGTGGACGGGACCCCCGCGGCCGAGATCGTGAGTGAGGTCGCCCCCCGAGCCGGGGAAACGATCGTCACCCACCAGCGGGTCACCGGGTTTCACGCCAGTTCCCTGGACGTACTGCTGCGAGGAGCCGGCATCGACACGGTCATCATCGCGGGGGTCGCCACCAACCTCTCGGTGGAGGGCACCGCGCGAGCTGCCTCCGACCTCGGCTACCGGACGATTGTTGTCTCCGACGGCTGCTCAGCAGGCTCCGAGGCAGCTCACAGCGCCTCCTTGGAGTCGCTCGGGCTTCTGGCTGAGATCGCCACCGCCGACGAACTGCTCACCGCGGTCCGCACGTCGGCCACGGTCTGA
- the fusA gene encoding elongation factor G, translated as MRTNPDRDLTRLSAVRNLGILAHVDAGKTTVTERILYATGTTHKRGEVHDGTTVTDFDPQERDRGITIFAAAVSCEWDGHRVNLIDTPGHVDFADEVERSLRVLDGAVAVFDAVAGVEPQSESVWRQADRYGVPRIAFVNKLDRAGADLDAAVESIRARLHPVPLVVQLPIGAEDAFEGVVDLLRMRALTWSADGGDTAVDTPVPEELREEALRRRRLLEEAVAERHPAALEEFCDRGKLSARTLSEALRDLTRTGDGVVVLCGSAYRNRGIQPLLDAVVAYLPSPLDVPPVRGADPAGGGVRGVGRQRDAAGEQRRADPDAPFAALAFKVGATPTGRLTYLRVYSGTIEKGDAVWESGTRRTERIGRILRVQADRHAQLERAVAGDIVAVVGLKAARAGSTLAAPEAPLVLEPPGVPAPVVSVAVEARTGADADRLASALARSAEEDPSLTVRTDPETGQTVLSGMGELHLEVAVEKIRRSLGVEITVGRPRVTYRETVARGVSGLVFRHVKQDGGAGQFAHVVLDVEPLGAEQQGAGSPGADADDPTGFVFRSAVVGGRVPQEYVRAVEAGCRDALAEGPIGGHPVTGLRVTLTDGATHVKDSSETAFRTAGRLGLREALRRCAMVLLEPVVEVTVTVPEGVVGKVLGDLAGRRGRVTDSTVRGGSAVVTATVPLAELFGYATRLRSRTQGRGVFSARPTGYAPAPTATPAR; from the coding sequence GTGCGCACCAACCCCGATCGTGACCTCACCCGACTCTCCGCCGTCCGCAACCTGGGCATCCTCGCCCACGTCGACGCGGGCAAGACCACCGTCACCGAGCGGATCCTGTACGCCACCGGGACCACGCACAAGCGCGGCGAGGTCCACGACGGCACCACCGTCACCGACTTCGACCCCCAGGAGCGCGACCGCGGGATCACCATCTTCGCCGCGGCCGTCAGCTGCGAGTGGGACGGCCACCGCGTCAACCTGATCGACACCCCCGGGCACGTCGACTTCGCCGACGAGGTGGAGCGGTCCCTGCGGGTGCTGGACGGGGCGGTCGCCGTGTTCGACGCCGTGGCCGGCGTGGAACCGCAGAGCGAGTCCGTGTGGCGGCAGGCCGACCGCTACGGCGTGCCCAGGATCGCGTTCGTGAACAAGCTGGACCGGGCGGGCGCCGATCTCGACGCCGCGGTGGAGTCCATCCGGGCCCGGCTGCACCCCGTGCCGTTGGTCGTACAGCTGCCGATCGGGGCGGAGGACGCCTTCGAGGGGGTCGTCGACCTGCTGCGGATGCGGGCGCTGACCTGGAGTGCGGACGGCGGCGACACGGCCGTCGACACGCCCGTCCCGGAAGAGCTGCGGGAGGAGGCGCTGCGCCGGCGCAGACTGCTGGAGGAAGCCGTGGCGGAGCGGCACCCGGCAGCCCTGGAGGAGTTCTGCGACCGAGGGAAGCTGTCGGCGCGGACGCTCTCCGAAGCGCTGCGCGACCTCACCCGCACGGGTGACGGCGTGGTCGTGCTGTGCGGCTCGGCCTACCGAAACCGCGGGATCCAGCCGCTGCTCGACGCCGTCGTCGCGTATCTGCCGTCGCCCCTGGACGTGCCGCCGGTACGCGGTGCCGATCCGGCCGGCGGCGGGGTCCGCGGCGTCGGCCGGCAGCGGGACGCGGCCGGCGAGCAGCGTCGGGCCGACCCGGACGCGCCGTTCGCGGCCCTCGCGTTCAAGGTCGGGGCCACGCCCACGGGCCGGCTGACCTACCTCAGGGTGTACTCGGGCACGATCGAGAAGGGAGACGCGGTGTGGGAGTCGGGCACGCGGCGCACCGAGCGGATCGGGCGGATCCTGCGGGTGCAGGCCGACCGGCACGCCCAGTTGGAGCGGGCGGTCGCCGGGGACATCGTGGCGGTCGTGGGGCTCAAGGCGGCCCGCGCGGGCTCGACGCTGGCCGCGCCGGAGGCGCCCCTCGTCCTCGAGCCGCCCGGCGTGCCCGCGCCGGTCGTGTCGGTGGCGGTGGAGGCGCGTACCGGCGCCGACGCCGACCGCCTGGCGTCGGCGCTGGCGCGGTCGGCCGAGGAGGATCCGTCGCTGACGGTCAGGACCGATCCCGAGACCGGTCAGACGGTGCTGTCGGGCATGGGCGAACTGCATCTGGAGGTCGCGGTGGAGAAGATCCGCCGCAGCCTCGGTGTGGAGATCACCGTCGGCCGTCCACGGGTGACGTACCGCGAGACGGTCGCCCGGGGCGTGTCCGGTCTCGTCTTCCGGCACGTCAAACAGGACGGCGGGGCAGGGCAGTTCGCGCATGTCGTGCTCGACGTCGAACCGCTGGGCGCCGAACAGCAGGGCGCCGGGTCGCCGGGTGCGGACGCCGACGACCCGACCGGGTTCGTGTTCCGTTCGGCCGTCGTCGGCGGACGGGTGCCCCAGGAGTACGTTCGTGCCGTCGAGGCCGGCTGCCGGGACGCCCTCGCCGAGGGCCCGATCGGGGGACACCCGGTCACCGGCCTCAGGGTCACCCTGACCGACGGGGCGACGCACGTGAAGGACTCCTCCGAGACGGCCTTCCGCACGGCCGGCCGGCTCGGGCTCCGGGAGGCCCTGCGCCGCTGCGCGATGGTGCTGCTGGAACCGGTGGTCGAGGTGACGGTCACCGTGCCCGAAGGTGTGGTCGGCAAAGTCCTCGGCGACCTCGCCGGCCGACGCGGGCGGGTCACCGACTCGACCGTGCGCGGAGGTTCGGCCGTCGTCACCGCGACCGTGCCGCTGGCCGAACTGTTCGGCTACGCGACCCGGTTGCGCAGCCGGACCCAGGGGCGCGGCGTCTTCTCGGCCCGTCCGACGGGGTACGCCCCGGCGCCGACGGCGACGCCGGCGCGGTAG
- a CDS encoding acetolactate synthase catalytic subunit has product MRQRTVADALAEGLARHGVTDIFGQSLPSALFLATPKVGIRQITYRTENAGGTMADGYARVSGRIGVVAAQNGPAATLLVPPMAEALKVSVPLLALVQDVPLANRDRNAFQEFDHRGLFSSVAKWIGSLDDPARIDDYLDMAIATACSGRPGPVVLLLPRDVLMMAAPSTSVRRASHGSFPLDRTQVGAAETHRAAELIARAEQPLLIAGGGVHLSGAADAVASLQERASVAVATTTMGKGAVDERHPLSLGVVSNYMGKHSATHHLRDWVKASDLVIFVGSRTNENGTDAWQAFPSDATVIHLDIDSAEMGRNYEADLRVAGDARLNLEAILDALEGMDLTKRNEARDAVAEVIAEARARFTEAVADLVTGDSRPIRPERVSAEIDAAVANRRAIVTADASYSTIWMGNYMRSRRVGQRFLAPRGLAGLGWGLPLALGARAADPDSVVVALVGDGGFGHVWSELESSVREGLPVVVVVLDNGILGFQKHVELVQFGEHTSAVDFAPVDHAAVARACGADAIRVEAPSELGPALKKALDSGRTWLIEVRCDPDARPPITSWDGKVE; this is encoded by the coding sequence ATGAGGCAACGCACCGTCGCCGATGCCTTGGCCGAAGGGCTGGCGCGCCACGGGGTCACTGACATCTTCGGGCAGAGTCTGCCGTCGGCACTCTTCCTGGCCACCCCGAAGGTGGGGATCCGCCAGATCACGTACCGCACAGAGAATGCCGGCGGCACGATGGCCGACGGCTACGCGCGCGTCTCCGGGCGGATCGGCGTCGTGGCAGCGCAGAACGGTCCGGCCGCGACGTTGCTCGTCCCGCCGATGGCGGAGGCCCTGAAGGTCTCGGTGCCTCTGCTGGCGCTCGTTCAGGACGTGCCCTTGGCCAATCGAGACCGCAACGCGTTCCAGGAGTTCGACCACCGGGGATTGTTCAGCTCGGTCGCGAAGTGGATCGGGTCGCTCGACGACCCCGCACGCATCGACGACTACCTTGACATGGCCATCGCCACCGCGTGCTCCGGCAGGCCAGGACCGGTCGTCCTGCTGCTCCCGCGAGACGTGCTGATGATGGCAGCTCCCTCTACCTCCGTTCGGCGCGCGTCCCACGGCAGCTTCCCACTCGACCGGACGCAGGTCGGGGCCGCCGAGACCCACCGTGCTGCGGAGCTCATCGCCCGCGCAGAGCAGCCGCTGCTCATCGCCGGCGGCGGCGTGCATCTCTCCGGTGCTGCCGACGCCGTGGCCTCGCTTCAGGAGCGGGCGTCTGTCGCCGTGGCCACGACCACAATGGGCAAGGGAGCCGTCGACGAGCGTCACCCCCTGTCCTTGGGCGTCGTGTCGAACTACATGGGCAAGCACTCTGCCACCCACCACCTCCGTGACTGGGTCAAGGCCAGCGACCTGGTGATCTTCGTCGGCTCGCGCACGAATGAGAACGGCACCGACGCGTGGCAGGCCTTCCCGAGTGACGCAACCGTCATCCACCTCGACATCGACAGCGCCGAGATGGGCCGCAACTACGAGGCGGACCTCCGAGTGGCTGGTGATGCCCGCCTGAACCTCGAGGCGATCCTCGACGCTCTCGAAGGCATGGACCTCACCAAGCGCAACGAGGCGCGCGACGCGGTGGCGGAGGTCATCGCAGAAGCCAGAGCCCGCTTCACCGAGGCGGTTGCCGACCTCGTGACGGGCGACAGCCGGCCGATCCGCCCAGAGCGGGTGTCGGCCGAGATCGACGCCGCCGTCGCCAACCGCCGAGCCATCGTGACCGCCGACGCCAGCTACTCGACCATCTGGATGGGCAACTACATGCGCTCGCGGCGCGTGGGACAGCGCTTCCTTGCTCCTCGTGGACTGGCCGGCTTGGGCTGGGGGCTCCCGCTGGCCCTGGGAGCCCGCGCCGCGGACCCCGACTCCGTGGTCGTCGCGCTTGTCGGCGACGGCGGCTTCGGCCATGTCTGGTCCGAGCTCGAGAGCTCCGTTCGTGAGGGCCTGCCCGTGGTCGTCGTCGTGCTCGACAACGGCATCCTCGGCTTCCAGAAGCACGTAGAACTCGTCCAGTTCGGCGAACACACTTCCGCAGTCGACTTCGCGCCCGTCGACCACGCCGCAGTCGCTCGGGCCTGCGGCGCCGACGCGATCCGCGTCGAGGCCCCCTCAGAACTCGGACCGGCGCTCAAGAAGGCGCTGGACAGCGGGCGGACGTGGCTCATCGAGGTCCGGTGTGACCCCGATGCGCGTCCGCCTATCACATCGTGGGACGGAAAGGTGGAGTGA
- a CDS encoding alpha/beta fold hydrolase: MSEAMADSLPQSSVLDVGDGPAVLLLHGTAPGTTADANFNRTIPALGGHRILAPDLIGFGDSAKPVELTYGPRLWTRQAWQILDERELDQVVVVGNSMGARVALSMALEQPDRIAGLVLLSTRLRPSQSHAQRLLREYVPSPEAMEQLLRECFVTDQDIVTPALVRQRYEVSARPGAHEAMQSVFAGLAAAGPGHTDEELESISVPTLILHGREDRVVPAENSVLLAQHMPRADLHLLSRTGHWLQIERAGLVNALINRFLTECTR; encoded by the coding sequence ATGAGCGAAGCCATGGCTGACTCACTGCCGCAGAGCAGCGTCCTGGACGTCGGGGATGGGCCAGCAGTTCTTCTCCTGCACGGCACAGCCCCCGGCACGACCGCTGACGCCAACTTCAACCGCACGATTCCGGCACTCGGCGGCCATCGCATTCTCGCGCCCGACCTCATCGGCTTCGGCGACAGCGCCAAGCCGGTTGAACTGACGTACGGCCCACGGCTGTGGACGCGGCAGGCCTGGCAGATCCTGGACGAACGAGAGCTCGACCAGGTGGTCGTCGTGGGCAACTCCATGGGTGCGCGTGTGGCATTGAGCATGGCGCTGGAACAGCCTGACCGTATCGCCGGGCTTGTCCTTCTCAGCACTCGGCTGCGCCCGTCGCAGTCGCACGCACAGCGCCTCCTTCGAGAGTACGTGCCCAGCCCAGAGGCGATGGAACAGCTGTTGCGCGAGTGCTTCGTGACCGATCAGGACATCGTCACGCCCGCGCTCGTCAGGCAACGGTACGAAGTCAGCGCCCGGCCTGGAGCGCACGAGGCGATGCAGAGCGTCTTTGCGGGACTCGCAGCCGCAGGGCCGGGCCACACCGACGAAGAGCTTGAGAGCATCTCTGTCCCCACGCTCATTCTTCATGGTCGGGAAGACCGTGTGGTGCCTGCCGAGAACAGCGTTCTGCTTGCCCAGCACATGCCGCGCGCAGACCTGCATCTTCTGTCTCGGACCGGGCATTGGCTGCAGATCGAACGCGCTGGCCTCGTCAACGCCCTCATCAACCGGTTCCTCACCGAGTGCACCCGATGA